TCGCGCCGAGGAAAAGGCCGCCAAGGCCAGCGCGGCAACCGAAGCGCCCGCAGAGGCCACAGAGGCCGCAGAGGCCGCAGCCGGGGAATAATCCCGGCGATGGCGATCCGCGCCGACCATTGCACGACCGCCCGATCCCGGCGCCACGCGCGCCGGGGCCGTGCCTGAGCCGCCCCGATGGGGCTGCTGCTGCGCCCGGTGCGGACCGCGCTGCTGCTTGCGCTGGCCTTTGCCGCGGGCATATTCTGGGAACGGTCGAACCAGGGCGACCGCTGTCTCGACGCGGGCGGCGCACTGCGGAACGGCCTGTGTATCGGGGCAAGGGAATGAGCGACGAACCGGTCTGTGTCGGCGTCATCGCGGGCGCCTTCGGGGTGCGCGGCGAGGTGCGGCTGAAGAGCTTTACCGCCGAGCCGTCCGACATCGCCACATACGGCCCGCTGTCCACCGGGGACGGCGGCCAGAGCTTTGCGCTGACCCTCACCCGGCCGGTCAAGAACGGGTATGCCGCGCGGCTGGGCGGGGTTGCGACCAAGGAACAGGCCGATGCGCTGCGCGGCACCAGGCTCTATGTTCCGCGCCACCGGCTTCCGGCGCTGCCCGACGATGAATTCTACCATGCCGACCTGATCGGGCTCGAGGTCGTCGATACCGGCGGCGCGACGCTGGGCCGGGTCAAGGCGGTGCTCAACCACGGCGCGGGCGACCTGCTCGAATTGCAGGCGCCGGGGCGCTCGACCACGGTGCTGCTGCCGTTCACCCGCGCAGCGGTGCCCACGGTGGATCTGGGCGCGGGCCGGATCGTCGCCGATCCGCCTGACGGCCTGTTCTGAGATGCTGCGCCTCGTCGTCCATGCCGGGTTTCACAAGACCGGCACCACGACGGTGCAGAAAACCCTGCGCGCCAATGCCCCGGTCCTGAAACCGCATCTGCGTGTCTTCCTGCGCCCGCGCATGGTCGCGCTCTGCGAGGCGGCCCGCGCGTGGTCGGTGTCACACGGGGCGCTGGACATGGCGCTTTTCCGGTATGAACTGGCCGAACTGGCCCAGGGCTGGAGCCGGCGCGATGCGCGCCCGGTGCTGCTGGCCTCCGAAGACCTCGCTGGCCACATGCCGGGGCGGCGCGGGCTGACTGCCTATGACGCGACCCCGGCCCTGATGAAGGCGCTGGCCGAGACGGTGGCGCAGATCCATCCCGGTGCCGATATCCGGTTCTTCTTTTCCACCCGCGCGCCCGCGCCGTGGCTGGCCAGCTGCCATGCGCAGCATTTGCGCGCCGTGCGCATGGTGCTGGATGCCGAGACCTATGCCGATCGCTACCGCGCCTCGGCCGGTCTCGATGCGGTGATCGACGCGGTTGCGCAGGCGGTCGCGCCCGCCCCGGTGCTGCGCCGTGCGCTCGAGGACAGCGCCGGGCAGGCGCTCGGCCCGCTGGCCCCGCTGCTCGACCTCTGCGGCCTGCCCGATCCCGTCCGCGACAGGCTGGCGCCGCAGCCCGCCGCCAATCGCCGCCATGACCCGGCGATTCTGCTTGCGCTTCTGGCCGCCAACCGCGATCACGCCGACCCGGACGCGCTGAGGGCCGCGAAACGCGCGATCCTGGCCCATGCGCAGGAAAGGTGACCGCCCGTGACTGACACTCCCCGCCCCGCCCGTGCGCTGGGCCGCAAGACCATCCGCCCGACGCTGACGCCGCGCGAGCTGATCACGCCGACACCCGAGCTGAAGGGCGCGTGGTCGGCGCAGGTGATCACCCTGTTTCCCGGCGCCTTCCCCGGCGTGCTGGGCGAGAGCCTGACCGGCAAGGCGCTGCAGGAGGGCCTGTGGCGGCTGGAAACCCACGATCTGCGCGGTTTCGGCATCGGGCGGCACCGCAATGTCGACGATACCCCTGCCGGCGGCGGCGCCGGCATGGTGCTGCGCGCCGATGTGCTGGGCGCGGCGATCGAGGCCACCCGCGAAACCGCCATCCCCGGCGCGCCGCTGATCTACCTGTCGCCGCGCGGACGGCGGATGGACCAGGCGCTGATGCGGCAACTGGCGCGGGCGGGCGGCGTGACGCTGATCTGCGGCCGGTTCGAGGGTGTCGACGAACGGGTGCTGGAGCATTACGCCATCGACGAGGTCAGCCTGGGCGATTTCGTGATGACCGGGGGCGAGATTGCCGCCCAAGCGTTGATCGACGCCACCGTCCGGCTGCTGCCCGGCGTGCTGGGCAACGCGGCTTCGGCGGAAGAAGAAAGCTTTGCCAACGGGTTGCTGGAACACCCGCAGTATACCCGCCCCGCCGAATGGCAGGGCCGCGCCATCCCCGAGGTGCTGATGTCCGGCCATCATGGCCGGGTCGCGGACTGGCGCCGCGAACAGGCCGAGGCGATCACCCGCGAGCGCCGCCCCGACCTGTGGGAGGCCTATACGCGCAAGCGGGATTGAACGCGGCCCAGGCGTCAGATGCCCCTGGACCAGCGCACCCAGGCCTCGGGCGAGCCGCGGAACACGTTGATGTCGACCTTGCCCTTGATACCGGGAACCAGGCCGGTGCCGGTATATTGCCAGAGCGTCCAGTAGGCGCCGGGATAGACCGTTCGCGGGTGCCCGGCGACCGAGCGCAGCCAGAACTCGGTGCCATGCAGCCGGCCGATCCCGGTTTCGCGGAAGAAATCCACCGTCGTGTAGACGATCGGGCGGCGGCCGTAATGCGCTTCGAGCATGGCCAGGAACTTGCTCGCCTCGCGGCGAATGGTGTCGCCGTCCGGGCGCAGCGTGCAGGTCTTGGAATAGGGCGTCCATTCCATGTCCAGCACATGCGGCAGGGCCATCGCGTCGCGCGGCACATGGCGGATGAACCAGCGCGCCTGTTCCTCGGCCGGCCGGCAGAAGTAATAATAGTGATACGCGCCCCAGGGCACGCCCGCCGCGCGCGCCCCGCGACGGTGATCGTCGAATTTCGGATCGTGGAGATCGCCGCCCTCGGTGGCCTTCATATAGGCAAAGGACACGCCGGCAGCCCGCGCCGTGTGCCAGTCGATATCGCCCTGCCAGCGCGACACGTCGATGCCGTGGATCGGGTAGGATTGCGGCCGCCGGCCGTCCCACGGGTGCGGATCGGCGTCACCGAATTTCGGATAGGTCACCAACTCGCCCATCAGAACCTCGCGCACCGCGTCGCCCGAGGCCGGCGCGACCGGGTCCGGCGCGGGGGCGCGGCGGCTGCAGGACACCATCACGAGCATGGCGACGATGAAAATGGTGACAATGCGCATGGAACCTCCTGCCGAAACCTGCCGGTTCGCCTCTAGCGGGCAAAATCGCCGGGCACCAGCCCCCGCCGCGCGGCGGGGTGAAATTCCGGCGGTTTCACGCCCCCGTGCCGTGGCCGGGCCTTGATCCCGGAGCGGAAATTGCCTAAACGACCGCTGGTTCGGAATCGCAGAGGCGGCGCCGGGCCTGAAACCTGTTGCGCCCCTGCCCGCCTTCTTCCGCGCGGCGACGTGACGCAAACCGGTTCGGGAAAGAAACGAACGACCTGATCTCTGGCGGGCACCCTGGGGTGGACCCGGACGAAGACCAAGAGCTCTCGGGACGACCACAGACCTTCGTGGATCAACCACGAGCAAACCAGGAGAAACGCGATGGACCTGATCGCACAGCTCGAGGCGGAACAGATCGCCTCGCTGGGGAAGGATATCCCCGATTTCAAGGCCGGTGACACCGTGCGCGTCGGCTACAAGGTGACCGAAGGGTCGCGGTCGCGGGTGCAGAACTACGAAGGCGTCTGCATCGCGCGCAAGAACGGCGACGGCATTGCCGGTTCCTTCACCGTCCGCAAGATTTCCTTCGGCGAAGGCGTGGAACGCGTGTTCCCGCTCTACTCGACCAACATCGACAGCATCACCGTTGTCCGCCGTGGTCGCGTGCGCCGGGCGAAACTCTACTACCTGCGCTCGCGCCGCGGCAAATCCGCCCGGATCGCGGAGGACAGCCACTACAAGCCGAAATCCACGGGCGCCGAAGCGTAAGGAACCACAGCGATGAAAAAAGACATCCATCCCGATTACCACCTCATCGACGTCAAGATGACCGATGGCACCGTGGTGCAGATGAAATCGACCTGGGGCGCCGAGGGCGACCAGCTGTCGCTGGACATCGACCCCAGCGTGCACCCGGCCTGGACCGGTGGCGGCACCCGCCTGATGGACACCGGCGGCCGCGTGTCGAAGTTCAAGAAGAAATACGAAGGCCTGGGCTTCTGATCCCACCCCTTCGGATCTAACGGCAAAGGCCGCCTTCGGGCGGCCTTTTTCGTGCGGTTGTCATGCGGATTTCGCACGCCGGTGCTTTTCATCCCGCGCGGCGCCTCCTATGAAACCGGCGAACCCGCGACGCAGCGCGGGACCGGGCAATGGGGGCGGTCATGGCGCATATCATCGTTGTTGGGAACGAAAAGGGCGGCGCAGGCAAATCCACCGTGTCGATGCATGTGGCCACCGCGCTCGCCCGGCTGGGCCATCGGGTCGGCACCATCGACCTGGACCTGCGCCAGCGCAGCCTGGCCCGCTATGTCGAGAACCGCGATGCCTTCATTCGTGCCGAGGGCCTGGCGCTGCCCAGCGCGACCGCCGGCAGCCTGCCGGGCGTGAACGGCACCCCGCCGGCGGATGAAGACGCCGCACCGCTGCTGCAACAGGCGGTGGCCGCGCTGGAGCCCGGTAACGACTTTGTCCTGATCGACTGCCCCGGCGCGCATACGCCGCTGGCGCAGGCCGCCCATGCGCTGGCCGACACGCTGGTGACACCGCTCAATGACAGTTTCGTGGATTTCGACCTGCTGGCGCGGATCGATCCGTCGGGCGAAAAGGTGCTGGGGCCGTCGGTCTATTCGGAAATGGTCTGGACCGCGCGCCAGCGCCGCGCACAAGCGGGCGGGCGGCCGATCGACTGGATCGTCCTGCGCAACCGCGTCGGCAGCCAGCGGATGCTGAACAAGGACCGGATGGAAAAGGCGGTGGCCAACCTGTCACGCCGGATCGGGTTCCGTGTCGCCCCCGGTTTCAGTGAACGGGTGGTCTTTCGCGAGTTGTTCCCGCGCGGGCTGACCCTGCTGGACCTCGGCGATACCGGTGTCCGGCAGCTGAGCCTGTCGAACATCGCCGCGCGGCAGGAACTGCGCGACCTGATCCGCGCGCTGGACCTGCCCGGCGTTCACGTCACCTTCTGAGCGTTGCCCCCTTCGGGGCGGGCGTGAAGGGTGAACAGTTCCTGCGGCGCGGAGACGCCGCGCAGCATGTAGCGGCCCAGTGACACCAGGTCGTGGCCGGTCCGGCCGGCATCGCGCATCACGCGCTCCGACAGGATGATGTCCTGTCCCACGGCCCGGTGCATTCCCGAGATCCGCGCCGTCTGGTTCACAGCGGGGCCGATGGCGGTGAAATCCAGCCGCGTTTCGGCGCCGATATTGCCATAGAGGATGTCGCCCGCATGCAGGGCCAGCGTGAACCCGGTGGCTGGTTCACCCCGAGCACGCCGCTCGGCGCTGCGCGTGGCCATGTCCCGGCGCAGCCGGTCGGCCATGTCCAGCGCCGCGCGGGCGGCGGCCTGCGGGTCGGACGCCTCGAACATCGCCAGCAGCCCGTCACCCATGAATTTCAGGACATGGCCGCCCTGCCCCTGAACCAGCCCGACCACGATGCCGAAATAGTCGTTCAGCATATCGATCAGCGCCGCGCCCCCGGTTTCCTCGGCCAGCCGGGTAAAGCCGGTCAGATCGAAATAGCAGATCACGGCGCGAATCTGCTGCAGCGACCCGCGGCGGATCTCGCCCGTCAGCACCCGGCGGCCGGCGTCGCGGCCCAGATAGACCCCCAGCAGGTCCCGCCCCATGCGCCGGTTGGCCGCCGATTTCAGCGCCAGCCCCAGCTGCGGCAAGGTCCTGCGCAACAGGGTCAGGTCGGCATCGCGGAACCCGCCGGGCGCATCCGTGGTCCAGGAGATCAGGAACCCCTCGGGCGGGTCGTGGGGGTCGATCCGCCCGACCGCGCCCGGATCCTCGAAGGTCATGGCGGATGCGAAATAGTCGGTGCCGCCCCGGTCGCGCAGATCGTTCAGCATCGGAAACGGCAGTGGATCGCCCCGGTCCAGGCGGATCCGCAGCTCCGGCAGCCGGTCGCGCAGCACCGCAAACAGCGGGCTCTGCAGCCAGCGGTCGCGCGGCGTGTCGCTATGGGCATAGGTTTCCTGCGACACCGCGCCGCCCCGCAGCCAATCGAACCCGATCCCGCCGAATTCGGGATGCAGCGCCCGCTGCGCCAGGTGAAGCCGCATCAGCGGCACGCCAAGACCGACCAGCTCGCCGCAATAGCCCTCAAGCAGCGCCTCCTGCCCGGCACCATGCAGGCCTTCGCGCAGCAGCCATGCGTTCAGCCGCGCGGCCGGGTCGTCATCCGGGGTTTCGGGCAGGAAATGGTCGATCATGCCGCGCGCCTCGCGTTTTCCATGCAACAAGGTTGGGACCACCGGCACGGTGCCGCAAGTGCCGGGTTCAGCCCGCACCGGCCAGTTTCTGCAACATCCGACGCAGAAGCGCGACATCCTGCGGTGAAAACTGCCGGATCAGGGTCTTTTCATAGGCCGCGGCAACCTCGCGCAGGTCGCGATAGGCCGCGACACCCGCGGCGGTCAGTTCCAGG
This is a stretch of genomic DNA from Pukyongiella litopenaei. It encodes these proteins:
- a CDS encoding division plane positioning ATPase MipZ translates to MAHIIVVGNEKGGAGKSTVSMHVATALARLGHRVGTIDLDLRQRSLARYVENRDAFIRAEGLALPSATAGSLPGVNGTPPADEDAAPLLQQAVAALEPGNDFVLIDCPGAHTPLAQAAHALADTLVTPLNDSFVDFDLLARIDPSGEKVLGPSVYSEMVWTARQRRAQAGGRPIDWIVLRNRVGSQRMLNKDRMEKAVANLSRRIGFRVAPGFSERVVFRELFPRGLTLLDLGDTGVRQLSLSNIAARQELRDLIRALDLPGVHVTF
- the rimM gene encoding ribosome maturation factor RimM (Essential for efficient processing of 16S rRNA), with the translated sequence MSDEPVCVGVIAGAFGVRGEVRLKSFTAEPSDIATYGPLSTGDGGQSFALTLTRPVKNGYAARLGGVATKEQADALRGTRLYVPRHRLPALPDDEFYHADLIGLEVVDTGGATLGRVKAVLNHGAGDLLELQAPGRSTTVLLPFTRAAVPTVDLGAGRIVADPPDGLF
- the trmD gene encoding tRNA (guanosine(37)-N1)-methyltransferase TrmD — translated: MTDTPRPARALGRKTIRPTLTPRELITPTPELKGAWSAQVITLFPGAFPGVLGESLTGKALQEGLWRLETHDLRGFGIGRHRNVDDTPAGGGAGMVLRADVLGAAIEATRETAIPGAPLIYLSPRGRRMDQALMRQLARAGGVTLICGRFEGVDERVLEHYAIDEVSLGDFVMTGGEIAAQALIDATVRLLPGVLGNAASAEEESFANGLLEHPQYTRPAEWQGRAIPEVLMSGHHGRVADWRREQAEAITRERRPDLWEAYTRKRD
- the rplS gene encoding 50S ribosomal protein L19; the encoded protein is MDLIAQLEAEQIASLGKDIPDFKAGDTVRVGYKVTEGSRSRVQNYEGVCIARKNGDGIAGSFTVRKISFGEGVERVFPLYSTNIDSITVVRRGRVRRAKLYYLRSRRGKSARIAEDSHYKPKSTGAEA
- a CDS encoding adenylate/guanylate cyclase domain-containing protein; this encodes MIDHFLPETPDDDPAARLNAWLLREGLHGAGQEALLEGYCGELVGLGVPLMRLHLAQRALHPEFGGIGFDWLRGGAVSQETYAHSDTPRDRWLQSPLFAVLRDRLPELRIRLDRGDPLPFPMLNDLRDRGGTDYFASAMTFEDPGAVGRIDPHDPPEGFLISWTTDAPGGFRDADLTLLRRTLPQLGLALKSAANRRMGRDLLGVYLGRDAGRRVLTGEIRRGSLQQIRAVICYFDLTGFTRLAEETGGAALIDMLNDYFGIVVGLVQGQGGHVLKFMGDGLLAMFEASDPQAAARAALDMADRLRRDMATRSAERRARGEPATGFTLALHAGDILYGNIGAETRLDFTAIGPAVNQTARISGMHRAVGQDIILSERVMRDAGRTGHDLVSLGRYMLRGVSAPQELFTLHARPEGGNAQKVT
- a CDS encoding glycoside hydrolase family 25 protein, encoding MRIVTIFIVAMLVMVSCSRRAPAPDPVAPASGDAVREVLMGELVTYPKFGDADPHPWDGRRPQSYPIHGIDVSRWQGDIDWHTARAAGVSFAYMKATEGGDLHDPKFDDHRRGARAAGVPWGAYHYYYFCRPAEEQARWFIRHVPRDAMALPHVLDMEWTPYSKTCTLRPDGDTIRREASKFLAMLEAHYGRRPIVYTTVDFFRETGIGRLHGTEFWLRSVAGHPRTVYPGAYWTLWQYTGTGLVPGIKGKVDINVFRGSPEAWVRWSRGI
- the rpmE gene encoding 50S ribosomal protein L31; this translates as MKKDIHPDYHLIDVKMTDGTVVQMKSTWGAEGDQLSLDIDPSVHPAWTGGGTRLMDTGGRVSKFKKKYEGLGF